In the Fibrobacter sp. UWB5 genome, one interval contains:
- a CDS encoding DUF4054 domain-containing protein, whose product MGRSEEETAGTAKGSNGPMIPLPIDDKQKAELVAYLPQEYAQSPRLDAWILGASHHVGACYFKKAYVYALSLMVAHIAALEARGSDGEAGAIASKREGDIAVSFGSTKSEGDDGWLSSTSFGQQFLLLKKQYSPRPQVTGGIPLRGFCGGHPIR is encoded by the coding sequence ATGGGAAGAAGCGAAGAAGAAACAGCAGGAACAGCAAAAGGGAGCAACGGCCCTATGATTCCGCTTCCCATAGACGACAAGCAGAAGGCTGAACTGGTGGCCTACCTGCCCCAGGAATACGCACAGAGTCCGAGACTCGACGCATGGATTCTTGGCGCGTCGCATCACGTAGGCGCCTGCTACTTCAAGAAAGCCTACGTCTATGCGCTTTCGCTCATGGTGGCGCACATCGCGGCACTGGAAGCGCGTGGAAGCGACGGCGAGGCTGGGGCCATAGCGAGCAAGCGCGAGGGCGACATTGCCGTTTCCTTCGGCTCGACGAAATCGGAGGGCGACGACGGCTGGCTTTCCTCTACCAGCTTCGGGCAACAGTTCCTCCTTCTCAAGAAACAGTATTCGCCGCGTCCGCAAGTCACGGGCGGCATTCCTCTACGAGGGTTCTGCGGTGGCCACCCTATTCGCTAG
- a CDS encoding ATP-dependent DNA helicase produces MEANEQQRLVIESTESPLLVIAGPGAGKTKTLVDRVLHLIIDKNVPAENILVATFTEKAAKELVTRISNQALKLGKTVNISDMYVGTLHSIFLRFLEEYRQHTGLKRNYRVLDDFEQKYTIYQNHKLFDKIPNIGLLTNDSFGWNLADRIAGLVNKVAEENLDLDKMSQCKESALLPILAEVTKVYRAMLNADNCLDFSLIQTHMWKMLDDEYVLEDIRKRIQYMMIDEYQDTNRIQENILLKIAAPANRICVVGDDDQALYRFRGATVENILRFQDKFPAGVCKKIELTKNYRSHPDVIDFYNHWMQNTYEDRNETGSWQGRNGTERYRHEKVIENAGKQNRENTSYPGVIKVMGDGIEAWYERFYEFICRLKESGKLKDYNQLALLCRSVKNERIAGLARFLESKGVPIFSPRSDMFFERREIRLVIGAYAFLFPDLVNAYLRTNNSSERAVWRYYDECAVYFGNELRSNKENKRLQVWAVSKSRELAFLKENTNYTFADLFYEMLQFPLFSKMVNVDLNSGMQDLRPIYNLALFSRLITKFEYLNNIIVFKPESLKKDVKALFNYYLNFLYDGGIGEYEDFDMITPSGCVSFMTIHQSKGLEFPITCVASLESHPTRNFTQIDEDIQNFYYGEQSYEPLERMKYFDFWRLFYTAFSRAQNLLVLTGVDNTETRGRSEHSSPSRYFANVYHRAKNWAEIFDGDNCLADFDTVKAANVKHEYSFTSHILLYENCPVQYKFFRELEFTPVRTTAVMFGTLVHQTIEDVHKAVLEGHPERVTDDNISFWMQENYKQLAKMNGLYLRESALRVIKKHVKNYVEFAQRDWSKVKDAEVPVTLQKDDYILEGKIDLIRGEKDSVEILDFKTEKKPNMNSEDGREKLRRYRRQLEIYAHIIEQRYGKKVSKMHLYYTGAEDESPFITYDFNRTSIVRTIEEVDGVVNKIENKEFKMDARKRCEKLCGGCDLKNFCNSL; encoded by the coding sequence ATGGAAGCCAACGAACAACAGCGTCTCGTCATTGAGTCAACTGAATCGCCTCTTTTGGTGATTGCTGGCCCAGGTGCGGGAAAAACTAAGACTCTTGTTGATAGGGTTCTCCATTTGATTATAGACAAGAATGTTCCCGCTGAAAACATCCTTGTGGCTACATTTACCGAAAAAGCAGCCAAGGAACTCGTTACCCGTATTTCAAATCAGGCATTGAAACTTGGGAAAACAGTGAATATTTCCGATATGTATGTGGGAACGCTCCATTCGATTTTCTTGCGTTTCCTTGAAGAATACAGACAGCATACAGGCTTAAAGCGGAACTACAGGGTTCTGGACGATTTTGAACAGAAATACACGATTTATCAAAATCACAAGCTGTTTGACAAAATTCCGAATATTGGTTTACTCACCAACGATTCCTTTGGCTGGAATTTAGCGGATAGAATTGCAGGGCTAGTAAACAAGGTCGCAGAAGAAAATCTTGACTTGGATAAAATGTCCCAATGCAAGGAAAGCGCCCTTTTGCCTATCCTTGCCGAAGTGACTAAGGTTTATCGTGCAATGTTGAATGCCGATAATTGCCTGGATTTTTCTCTCATTCAGACGCACATGTGGAAAATGCTGGATGATGAGTATGTCCTTGAAGATATTCGCAAGCGCATCCAGTACATGATGATTGATGAATATCAAGATACCAATCGAATCCAGGAAAACATCCTTCTAAAGATTGCCGCGCCAGCGAATCGCATCTGCGTTGTGGGTGACGATGACCAGGCTCTTTACCGTTTCCGTGGTGCTACGGTAGAAAACATCCTTCGTTTTCAAGATAAATTCCCTGCTGGTGTATGTAAGAAAATTGAGCTAACAAAGAACTATCGCTCGCACCCCGATGTAATTGATTTCTATAACCACTGGATGCAGAATACCTATGAGGATAGAAATGAAACGGGGTCATGGCAGGGCAGAAACGGGACAGAACGTTACCGTCACGAAAAAGTTATTGAAAATGCGGGAAAACAAAACCGCGAAAATACGTCATATCCAGGCGTAATCAAGGTAATGGGTGATGGCATTGAAGCCTGGTATGAAAGGTTCTACGAGTTCATTTGCAGGTTGAAAGAATCTGGGAAATTGAAGGACTACAATCAACTTGCGCTGCTCTGCCGTTCTGTCAAGAACGAGCGTATTGCAGGGCTTGCAAGGTTCCTCGAGTCCAAGGGCGTGCCAATTTTTTCGCCCCGTTCGGATATGTTCTTTGAACGTCGCGAAATCCGCCTTGTCATAGGCGCCTATGCGTTCCTGTTCCCAGACCTGGTCAATGCATATCTTAGAACGAACAACTCTTCAGAAAGAGCTGTTTGGCGATACTACGATGAGTGTGCCGTGTATTTCGGCAATGAACTGCGAAGCAATAAGGAGAATAAGCGGCTTCAAGTCTGGGCTGTTTCTAAGTCCAGGGAGCTGGCTTTTTTAAAGGAGAATACGAATTATACCTTCGCAGACCTTTTCTATGAAATGCTGCAATTCCCTTTGTTTAGCAAGATGGTGAATGTTGACCTCAATAGCGGAATGCAGGATTTACGGCCCATTTACAATCTTGCCCTGTTCAGTCGCCTTATTACCAAGTTTGAGTATTTGAACAATATCATCGTGTTCAAGCCAGAATCCTTGAAGAAAGATGTAAAGGCCCTGTTCAATTACTACCTGAATTTCCTTTATGACGGCGGCATCGGGGAATATGAAGATTTCGACATGATAACTCCGAGTGGATGCGTGAGTTTCATGACAATTCACCAGAGTAAGGGATTGGAGTTCCCGATTACCTGTGTTGCATCGTTGGAGTCGCATCCGACTAGGAATTTTACGCAGATTGATGAAGATATTCAGAATTTCTATTACGGTGAACAAAGTTATGAGCCGTTGGAAAGAATGAAATACTTTGATTTTTGGCGCCTCTTCTACACGGCTTTTAGCCGAGCACAGAATTTGCTGGTGCTGACTGGTGTGGACAATACGGAAACAAGAGGAAGGTCAGAACATTCAAGCCCATCAAGATATTTCGCGAATGTCTATCATCGTGCGAAAAATTGGGCAGAAATTTTTGATGGTGATAACTGCCTTGCCGACTTTGATACGGTGAAAGCAGCCAATGTGAAGCATGAGTATTCTTTCACCAGTCATATTTTGCTTTATGAAAACTGCCCTGTTCAGTATAAGTTTTTCCGTGAGCTGGAATTTACGCCCGTAAGAACGACTGCCGTCATGTTCGGTACGCTTGTTCATCAGACGATTGAAGATGTGCATAAGGCTGTTTTGGAAGGCCACCCAGAAAGGGTCACGGACGACAACATTTCTTTCTGGATGCAGGAAAACTATAAGCAGCTTGCAAAAATGAACGGCTTGTATCTGCGTGAGTCTGCTTTGAGGGTGATTAAGAAGCACGTAAAAAACTATGTGGAATTTGCCCAAAGGGACTGGAGTAAAGTTAAGGACGCGGAAGTTCCCGTAACGCTTCAAAAGGACGATTATATCCTTGAAGGAAAAATAGACCTTATTCGTGGTGAGAAAGATTCGGTCGAGATTCTGGACTTTAAAACAGAAAAGAAGCCGAACATGAATAGCGAAGATGGCCGAGAAAAGTTACGCCGATATAGGCGCCAGCTGGAAATTTACGCCCATATAATCGAGCAACGGTATGGAAAGAAGGTTAGTAAGATGCACCTTTACTATACTGGGGCGGAAGATGAAAGCCCGTTTATCACCTATGACTTTAATAGAACCTCCATTGTACGAACCATTGAAGAGGTAGATGGAGTTGTAAACAAGATTGAAAACAAGGAATTTAAGATGGACGCTCGCAAGCGTTGTGAAAAGCTATGCGGTGGATGCGACCTCAAGAATTTCTGCAACAGCTTATAA
- a CDS encoding Gp138 family membrane-puncturing spike protein — MANSIAKLLDSFFDNKMEDFETAFPAAIESVNDDGTVNVRPSVRNCLRNMQMEPNMKDGKLMVIKNVPVLWAGTKTVHIEYELDKGDTVLCISSSRDIRNWKKEKWNEAAYDPVSFSGNDLLNLLAIPFRRIQESATTVINIDREGNVTIKASEVKLDAENVLITGKLDVDGDISSGGNIASDGEIEASGKVKGSDFATPTLTFSKHMHPTAAQGAPSGPQPLAP; from the coding sequence ATGGCCAACAGCATCGCGAAACTGCTAGACAGCTTCTTCGATAACAAGATGGAAGATTTCGAGACGGCTTTTCCCGCCGCCATCGAGAGCGTCAACGACGACGGGACAGTCAATGTACGCCCCAGCGTGAGGAACTGTCTGCGCAATATGCAGATGGAGCCGAACATGAAGGACGGCAAGCTCATGGTGATAAAGAATGTTCCCGTGCTATGGGCAGGGACAAAGACCGTCCACATTGAATATGAACTTGACAAAGGCGATACCGTTCTCTGCATCAGCTCCAGCAGGGACATTCGCAACTGGAAAAAAGAGAAATGGAACGAAGCCGCCTACGACCCCGTGAGCTTTTCAGGAAACGACCTGCTCAACCTTTTGGCAATCCCTTTCAGACGCATCCAGGAAAGCGCGACTACGGTCATAAACATCGACCGCGAAGGAAACGTGACCATCAAGGCGAGCGAGGTGAAGCTGGATGCCGAGAATGTCCTGATTACGGGCAAGCTGGATGTGGACGGGGATATTTCAAGCGGCGGGAACATCGCGAGCGATGGAGAAATTGAGGCAAGCGGCAAGGTCAAAGGCTCGGATTTTGCCACGCCGACGCTCACTTTCAGCAAACATATGCACCCGACAGCGGCCCAGGGCGCTCCTTCCGGGCCTCAACCGCTTGCACCATAA
- a CDS encoding major capsid family protein, giving the protein MIFQDSELNKLSRLFNQIINETYGLERESLDALSFIPPQAGIGQWLRTWTYKVLSEMGVAKLISDYAEDLPPVSRALELKTNDIREYGVSYGYSEFELMQWLTAGIDLSRDEAETARRKIDEKVDEVLFVGDKDANTTGFLNNANVPMVIVPTGASGGTSIKGKTLLEIIATFQAMIDTVRNNTRRTIKADTVLLPHDAFVYLSTTPKDEKGGDLTVLEYLKKVFASQGLVNWKECAKLDEAGEGGTTRAVIYKYSPSVLTRCIPIPFKQDEPQKKSLHYMVPCYARIGGVAFKNINAVAYADGL; this is encoded by the coding sequence ATGATTTTTCAAGATAGCGAACTGAACAAACTCTCCCGTCTGTTCAACCAGATTATCAACGAGACCTACGGACTGGAACGCGAGTCCCTTGACGCGCTCTCGTTCATTCCTCCCCAGGCTGGAATAGGACAGTGGCTCCGCACCTGGACCTACAAGGTTCTTTCCGAAATGGGCGTCGCCAAGCTCATTTCGGACTATGCGGAAGACTTGCCGCCCGTTTCCCGTGCGCTGGAACTCAAGACCAATGACATTCGCGAATACGGCGTGTCCTACGGCTACAGCGAATTTGAACTCATGCAGTGGCTCACCGCCGGAATCGACCTTTCCCGTGACGAGGCTGAAACGGCCCGTCGCAAGATTGACGAAAAGGTGGACGAGGTGCTGTTTGTCGGCGACAAGGACGCGAACACCACGGGCTTCCTCAACAACGCCAACGTGCCGATGGTAATCGTGCCTACTGGCGCAAGCGGCGGCACTTCCATCAAGGGTAAGACGCTGCTCGAAATCATCGCCACATTCCAGGCCATGATTGACACCGTTCGCAACAACACCAGACGCACCATCAAGGCCGACACGGTTCTGTTGCCCCACGACGCTTTCGTCTATCTGTCCACTACCCCGAAGGACGAGAAGGGCGGCGACTTGACCGTCCTCGAATACCTCAAGAAGGTTTTCGCGAGCCAGGGACTTGTCAACTGGAAAGAATGTGCCAAGCTGGACGAAGCTGGCGAAGGCGGCACCACGCGAGCCGTTATCTACAAGTACAGTCCCAGTGTCCTTACGCGCTGCATCCCCATCCCGTTCAAGCAGGATGAACCGCAGAAGAAATCGCTGCACTACATGGTTCCCTGCTACGCGAGAATCGGCGGTGTTGCGTTCAAGAACATCAACGCCGTCGCATACGCCGACGGCCTGTAA
- a CDS encoding DUF2213 domain-containing protein: MNESFRDYKDFDQTVFTRTPEGYLTGKIRVTGAGVFSYRTAEGLKRRLRPVTEVSAQDSISTLNCKPVTLLHPMEDVSPENAKKLQVGFTANDASWDGLNAYVTMTITDADAIREMLDGHVRAVSCGYDAELYKDSGNWQGVDYDEVMKNIRCNHIALVREGRAGDGVRFRIGDSSDFDRIFCDNENARQRAGENTMGRKFIIDGAEYEADEKVIYTLHETEKARDSAIESNKALKSQLDAMTAARDAAITERDQLKASLKDEKEIARLVDEKVAFIAKAQKLGIDIKAQDSVEAIKGAFIKKAYPEMVLDGKSADYLQGAYEAAMQKLGDSAQKSSPFAPSMEKLNDALDTDAAFNAMNEKINSASIKKEG, from the coding sequence ATGAACGAATCGTTCCGCGACTATAAGGACTTCGACCAGACGGTTTTCACCCGTACCCCCGAAGGGTATCTCACGGGCAAAATCCGCGTCACTGGTGCTGGCGTGTTCAGCTACAGAACAGCCGAAGGTTTGAAGCGCAGGCTGCGCCCGGTCACGGAAGTTTCTGCTCAAGACAGCATTTCAACACTCAACTGCAAGCCCGTCACCCTGCTCCACCCGATGGAGGACGTTTCCCCGGAGAACGCGAAGAAGCTCCAGGTCGGATTCACCGCCAACGACGCAAGCTGGGACGGGCTGAACGCCTATGTCACAATGACAATCACGGATGCCGACGCCATCAGGGAAATGCTTGATGGCCATGTCCGCGCCGTTTCATGCGGCTACGATGCCGAACTCTACAAGGACAGCGGCAACTGGCAGGGCGTCGATTACGACGAGGTGATGAAGAATATCCGCTGCAACCATATCGCGCTTGTACGCGAGGGACGCGCTGGGGACGGTGTGCGTTTCAGAATCGGCGACAGCTCCGACTTCGACCGAATCTTTTGCGACAACGAAAACGCCCGCCAACGGGCAGGAGAAAACACCATGGGTAGAAAATTCATTATCGACGGTGCGGAATACGAGGCCGATGAAAAGGTCATCTACACGCTCCACGAGACTGAAAAGGCGCGTGACAGCGCAATCGAATCCAACAAGGCCCTCAAATCCCAGCTTGACGCCATGACCGCAGCCAGGGATGCAGCCATCACCGAACGCGACCAGCTCAAGGCATCGCTCAAGGACGAAAAGGAAATCGCCCGTCTCGTTGACGAGAAGGTCGCCTTTATCGCCAAGGCGCAGAAGCTCGGCATCGACATTAAGGCCCAGGATTCCGTGGAAGCCATCAAGGGAGCCTTCATCAAGAAAGCCTACCCCGAAATGGTGCTTGACGGAAAGAGCGCCGACTACCTCCAGGGCGCCTACGAAGCCGCCATGCAGAAGCTCGGCGACTCCGCACAGAAAAGTTCCCCGTTCGCTCCCAGCATGGAAAAGCTCAACGACGCTCTCGACACCGACGCGGCTTTCAATGCCATGAACGAGAAAATCAACTCCGCATCCATCAAGAAGGAGGGCTAG
- a CDS encoding phage tail assembly chaperone translates to MEAINFKVASDEYQLLPHTGFDAIDLDRKVLGLIGKMARQGLDINDDVEAFALLANTLSELSTPDFKWLLETTLSAVTVVTKGQKFVTLDSFDAIAAHFEQKRSQMYAVMLQVWKLEKLSPFVTAPATEQNGA, encoded by the coding sequence ATGGAAGCGATAAACTTCAAGGTTGCATCCGACGAATACCAGCTTCTTCCCCATACGGGCTTCGACGCCATAGACCTCGACCGAAAGGTTCTCGGGCTTATCGGCAAGATGGCTCGCCAGGGTCTCGACATAAACGACGACGTGGAGGCTTTCGCGCTTCTCGCCAATACGCTCTCCGAGCTTTCCACGCCCGATTTCAAGTGGCTACTGGAAACGACGCTTTCCGCAGTCACCGTCGTCACCAAGGGGCAGAAGTTCGTCACGCTCGACAGCTTCGACGCCATCGCCGCGCATTTCGAGCAGAAGCGTTCGCAAATGTACGCGGTCATGCTCCAGGTGTGGAAACTGGAAAAGCTAAGCCCTTTCGTGACGGCTCCGGCGACGGAGCAGAATGGAGCCTGA
- a CDS encoding phage baseplate protein — protein MIGILNIAQQAYSRYSHPPRAIPASLFMRNEEFGLATKDGDSNYIYTNIPFDLLIDESHELDFDITDHAVENGSTISDHVQQRLRTVKITGMFTNHPLNASAGFVDDNGELTGKSWRENRVEIDNAPAITNTALSRWEVLTKCAKSRKKVRVITSLEVYEEMVIENLKADRGAEDGEAIKFSMTLREIRTATFASDNITGEWDAPQPPQQNTAAEQAMSRKANAGNVSGDASETAQEAAAKMDESLGRDYQ, from the coding sequence ATGATTGGAATACTCAACATCGCCCAACAGGCGTATTCACGCTACAGCCACCCGCCCCGAGCCATTCCCGCCTCGCTGTTCATGCGCAACGAGGAATTTGGCCTTGCCACGAAGGACGGGGACAGCAACTACATCTATACGAACATTCCCTTCGACCTGCTCATTGACGAAAGCCACGAACTGGATTTCGACATTACAGACCATGCCGTGGAAAACGGGTCCACCATCAGCGACCATGTGCAGCAGCGGCTCCGCACGGTCAAGATTACGGGAATGTTCACGAACCACCCGCTAAATGCATCCGCCGGATTCGTTGACGACAACGGAGAACTTACGGGCAAGTCGTGGCGAGAAAACCGCGTTGAAATCGACAACGCCCCCGCCATCACGAACACTGCTCTTTCCAGGTGGGAGGTGCTGACGAAATGCGCAAAGAGCCGCAAGAAGGTGCGCGTCATTACCAGCCTGGAAGTCTATGAGGAAATGGTCATTGAGAACCTAAAGGCGGACAGGGGCGCGGAGGACGGCGAGGCAATCAAGTTCTCCATGACCTTGCGCGAGATACGCACAGCCACCTTCGCGAGCGACAACATCACGGGCGAATGGGACGCGCCGCAGCCGCCACAACAGAATACAGCCGCAGAGCAGGCCATGTCAAGGAAGGCGAACGCTGGCAACGTATCGGGCGACGCGAGCGAGACAGCACAGGAAGCGGCGGCGAAGATGGACGAATCGCTCGGGAGGGACTACCAGTGA
- a CDS encoding DUF3383 domain-containing protein, which translates to MALYQHAGAGNLAAALVSNRCALDSARGSFAHKKVKGVEYDSYTKSQYDALVSDCINVYTVAAGEARLFMGATAGKTVLLDSTGEQSPASFIDNIAKDDWIRFNVQTKIYSLLGEANDGFGVNYDDSGINSVAASILQVFSKAADTDHQYIMDGYTVKVQTYDYLKTNYSADVQARNLPLVKGRYSRMNSINTVKNVELTVTL; encoded by the coding sequence GTGGCACTCTACCAGCACGCGGGAGCAGGGAACCTCGCTGCGGCACTCGTCTCGAACCGCTGCGCACTGGACTCGGCGCGTGGCAGCTTCGCCCACAAGAAGGTCAAGGGCGTGGAATACGATTCCTATACCAAGTCCCAGTACGACGCGCTCGTTTCGGACTGCATCAACGTCTATACGGTCGCCGCTGGCGAGGCGCGTCTTTTCATGGGCGCGACTGCGGGAAAGACTGTCCTTCTCGACAGCACGGGCGAACAGTCCCCCGCGAGCTTCATCGACAACATCGCCAAGGACGACTGGATTCGCTTCAATGTCCAGACGAAAATCTACTCGCTGCTCGGCGAGGCGAACGACGGCTTCGGCGTCAACTATGACGACAGCGGCATCAACTCGGTCGCCGCCTCAATCCTCCAGGTATTCTCCAAGGCCGCAGATACCGACCACCAGTACATCATGGACGGCTACACGGTCAAGGTGCAGACCTACGACTACCTCAAGACAAACTACAGCGCGGACGTGCAGGCCCGAAACCTGCCGCTTGTCAAGGGACGCTACTCGCGCATGAACTCCATCAACACCGTAAAGAACGTCGAACTGACGGTCACTCTCTAG
- a CDS encoding DUF2612 domain-containing protein, whose protein sequence is MQHITDLWQHIQHLVITQYRDSTNLLSLLRKVFSSFQDLEDSAFRLSNFANIDEAEGEWLDLIGKFRNIPRQPGETDEMYKARLKISFKKNSAGTPNNIIENARDLSGDANPHFLDECPAIFFVYTPRGRQLRRRVLQMLAPAGVLAFPAAGLKLAGSNRFLATVQHPQKKIVTVALEESVIENNYLTTETGQRIMTEDGKCIVL, encoded by the coding sequence ATGCAGCACATCACGGACTTATGGCAACATATCCAGCACCTTGTAATCACGCAGTACAGGGACTCCACAAACCTTCTCTCGCTCTTGAGGAAGGTCTTTTCCAGCTTTCAGGATTTGGAGGATAGCGCGTTCAGGCTTTCCAACTTCGCGAACATCGACGAGGCGGAAGGTGAATGGCTCGACCTTATCGGAAAGTTCCGCAACATCCCGCGACAACCCGGCGAGACGGACGAAATGTACAAGGCGCGTCTCAAGATTTCCTTCAAGAAAAACTCCGCAGGAACGCCGAACAATATCATTGAAAACGCCCGTGACCTTTCGGGCGACGCGAACCCGCATTTCCTTGACGAATGTCCCGCCATCTTTTTCGTCTATACTCCGCGAGGCAGGCAGCTACGACGCCGTGTGCTTCAAATGCTGGCGCCTGCTGGCGTTCTTGCGTTCCCCGCTGCTGGATTGAAGCTGGCTGGTTCAAACAGGTTCCTCGCGACAGTACAGCATCCGCAAAAGAAGATAGTGACCGTCGCACTTGAGGAAAGCGTAATCGAGAACAACTATCTCACGACAGAAACAGGGCAACGGATAATGACCGAAGACGGCAAGTGCATCGTCTTATAG
- a CDS encoding site-specific DNA-methyltransferase — MAKSQTEMFEFNREPIKGFPELRWAGKRPFTGTSYYPAQLKETHGHPSDDGWMNKLYWGDNLQVMSHLLKECRGQVDLIYIDPPFDSKADYKKTISLRNQSAESDSSNFEEKQYGDIWTNDEYLQFMYERLILCRELLSDKGSIYLHCDWHKSHYLRNIMDEIFGIECFQNEISWLYKTGGASKTCWARKHDTLLFYSKKNSGFTFNPLQERSYMMHKYGFKKSDFKIDPENGLQYSMVYCRDVWEMPSVGSATDERVDYPTQKPEVLLERIIKASSNPGDVVFDCFMGSGTTQTVAMKLGRKFIGADINLGAIQTTTKRLISTASKCMADKNLLSIQTYTGFEVYNVNDYDFFRNELEAKKLIIEALGMQALPENSLWDAEFDGRMVAILGINRIATASEFEKIVANIDISSWQKKQNENPGKPVEKITFVCMGHDPNLEAMFHEKMASLGFVVDLEIIDILRDKKELTFKRDADAKISIANGKLSIEQFYPMNLLQKLSFEKQDVEDWKELVDSVMIDWNYDGVAFAPALTDIPAKNALVKGIYNVPEDAGTIHVKITDLISESWEGSFSVEGSKL, encoded by the coding sequence ATGGCAAAATCACAGACTGAAATGTTTGAGTTTAATCGGGAACCAATAAAAGGGTTTCCTGAGCTGCGGTGGGCCGGTAAACGCCCTTTTACAGGAACATCTTATTATCCTGCTCAACTAAAAGAAACTCATGGACATCCTTCTGATGATGGCTGGATGAATAAGTTATACTGGGGTGATAATTTACAGGTCATGAGCCATTTGTTAAAGGAATGTAGAGGTCAGGTCGATTTGATTTATATAGACCCTCCCTTTGATTCGAAGGCTGATTATAAGAAAACCATTTCTTTGAGAAATCAAAGTGCAGAAAGTGATTCTTCCAATTTTGAAGAAAAACAATATGGCGATATTTGGACAAATGATGAATATCTCCAATTTATGTACGAGCGTCTAATTCTCTGTAGAGAATTGTTGAGTGATAAGGGAAGCATTTATTTGCATTGTGATTGGCATAAAAGCCATTATTTACGCAACATAATGGATGAAATCTTTGGAATTGAGTGTTTCCAGAACGAAATTTCATGGTTGTATAAAACAGGTGGAGCATCCAAAACTTGCTGGGCAAGGAAACATGACACACTGCTTTTTTACTCAAAAAAGAATAGTGGGTTTACGTTCAACCCATTGCAAGAACGGTCATATATGATGCATAAGTATGGCTTTAAAAAAAGTGACTTTAAAATTGACCCTGAAAATGGATTGCAGTATTCAATGGTATATTGCCGTGATGTATGGGAAATGCCTTCTGTTGGTTCTGCAACAGACGAACGAGTAGACTATCCGACACAAAAACCAGAAGTTCTTCTTGAACGAATTATAAAGGCGTCGTCTAATCCTGGTGATGTTGTGTTTGACTGTTTTATGGGCAGTGGAACAACCCAAACTGTAGCAATGAAACTTGGCCGAAAATTTATAGGTGCAGATATAAATTTGGGTGCTATTCAAACAACAACAAAAAGACTAATAAGCACAGCGTCTAAATGCATGGCAGACAAAAATTTACTATCCATTCAGACATATACAGGTTTTGAAGTCTACAATGTAAACGATTATGATTTCTTCCGTAATGAACTTGAAGCGAAAAAGTTGATAATCGAGGCGCTAGGAATGCAAGCCCTCCCAGAAAATAGTCTCTGGGATGCGGAGTTTGATGGTCGAATGGTTGCCATTCTTGGCATAAACAGAATTGCTACAGCTAGCGAGTTTGAAAAGATTGTTGCCAACATTGATATTTCCAGTTGGCAAAAGAAACAAAATGAAAATCCAGGCAAACCAGTTGAAAAGATTACATTTGTTTGCATGGGCCACGACCCGAATTTGGAGGCGATGTTCCATGAAAAAATGGCCAGTTTGGGTTTTGTTGTTGATTTGGAAATAATCGACATCCTTCGTGACAAAAAGGAGTTGACATTTAAACGCGATGCTGACGCCAAAATATCTATTGCTAATGGAAAACTCTCTATTGAGCAATTCTATCCGATGAACTTGCTTCAGAAATTGAGCTTCGAAAAGCAGGATGTTGAAGATTGGAAGGAACTTGTAGATAGTGTCATGATTGACTGGAATTATGATGGTGTTGCGTTCGCTCCTGCACTTACTGATATTCCAGCGAAGAATGCTCTTGTAAAGGGAATTTATAACGTTCCCGAAGATGCAGGCACAATCCATGTGAAAATTACGGACCTCATTAGCGAAAGCTGGGAAGGCTCCTTTAGCGTAGAAGGGAGTAAGCTCTAA